A genome region from Chryseobacterium sp. G0186 includes the following:
- a CDS encoding ATP synthase F0 subunit C, which produces MDLSTGAGLIYVGIGLAVLGVGLGIGKIGGHAMDAIARQPEQAGKIQGAMLIAAGLIEGAGLIAIIFGAFIK; this is translated from the coding sequence ATGGATTTATCAACAGGAGCAGGATTAATTTACGTAGGTATCGGTTTAGCAGTACTAGGTGTAGGTCTAGGTATCGGTAAAATCGGTGGTCACGCAATGGACGCTATCGCTAGACAACCAGAACAAGCTGGTAAGATTCAAGGAGCAATGCTTATCGCTGCTGGTCTTATTGAAGGTGCTGGTCTTATCGCGATCATCTTTGGTGCTTTCATCAAGTAA
- the ffh gene encoding signal recognition particle protein has protein sequence MFNSLQDKLDKALHNISGRGKITEINVAETVKEIRRALVDADVNYKVAKDLTKRVQDKALGENVLTSLTPGQLMTKIVHDELVQLMGGSQEGINLSGKPSVILIAGLQGSGKTTFSGKLAHYLQTKRNKKPLLVACDVYRPAAIDQLKVLGGQINVPVYTEEGATNPSTIAENAINFAKANNHDVVIVDTAGRLAIDEQMMNEIKSVHYFIKPQETLFVVDSMTGQDAVNTAKAFNDALNFDGVVLTKLDGDTRGGAALTIRSVVEKPIKFISTGEKMEALDLFYPERMADRILGMGDVVSLVERAQEQFDEEEAKKLHKKIAKNEFGFDDFLKQINQIKKMGNMKDLMGMIPGVGKAIKDVEISDDAFKHIEAIIYSMTPEERRKPSIINTQRKNRIARGAGRKIEDVNQLMKQFDQMGKMMKMMQGPQGKQMMQMMSKMPNMPGMGGMFGK, from the coding sequence ATGTTTAATAGTTTACAGGATAAATTAGACAAGGCATTACATAATATTTCCGGACGTGGAAAAATTACTGAAATCAATGTAGCGGAAACCGTAAAGGAAATCCGCAGAGCATTGGTAGATGCCGACGTTAACTATAAAGTTGCAAAGGATCTTACTAAAAGAGTTCAGGATAAGGCATTGGGAGAAAACGTTCTTACTTCCCTTACTCCAGGACAGCTGATGACAAAAATCGTTCATGACGAATTGGTACAGCTAATGGGAGGTTCCCAAGAGGGAATCAACCTTTCGGGAAAACCATCTGTGATCCTTATTGCAGGTCTTCAAGGTTCCGGTAAAACCACTTTCTCCGGAAAGCTTGCTCATTATTTACAAACAAAAAGAAATAAAAAACCTCTATTGGTAGCTTGTGACGTTTACCGTCCTGCTGCCATTGATCAGCTTAAAGTATTAGGAGGACAAATAAATGTTCCTGTCTATACGGAAGAAGGAGCTACCAACCCATCTACGATTGCTGAAAATGCAATCAATTTTGCAAAAGCCAACAATCACGATGTAGTAATCGTGGATACTGCCGGTCGTTTAGCCATTGATGAGCAGATGATGAACGAGATTAAGTCTGTACATTATTTCATCAAGCCACAGGAAACGCTTTTCGTAGTGGACTCCATGACAGGTCAGGATGCTGTGAATACTGCCAAAGCATTCAATGATGCTTTGAATTTTGACGGAGTTGTTCTTACTAAACTAGATGGTGATACAAGAGGGGGTGCTGCATTAACGATCCGTTCTGTTGTTGAAAAACCAATCAAATTTATATCTACAGGAGAAAAAATGGAAGCCCTGGATCTTTTCTACCCAGAAAGGATGGCAGACAGAATCCTGGGAATGGGAGACGTTGTTTCCCTAGTAGAAAGAGCTCAGGAGCAATTTGATGAGGAAGAAGCAAAAAAACTTCACAAGAAAATCGCCAAAAATGAATTTGGTTTTGACGATTTCCTTAAGCAGATCAATCAGATCAAGAAGATGGGTAACATGAAAGACCTTATGGGAATGATTCCTGGAGTTGGAAAAGCAATTAAGGATGTTGAGATCAGCGATGATGCATTTAAGCATATTGAAGCTATTATCTACTCGATGACTCCAGAGGAAAGAAGAAAGCCATCTATCATCAATACTCAGAGAAAGAATAGAATTGCACGAGGAGCAGGAAGAAAGATTGAAGACGTTAACCAGTTGATGAAACAATTCGATCAGATGGGGAAAATGATGAAGATGATGCAGGGGCCTCAAGGAAAGCAAATGATGCAGATGATGAGCAAAATGCCAAATATGCCTGGAATGGGCGGAATGTTTGGAAAATAA
- a CDS encoding IS3 family transposase, whose amino-acid sequence MIFTCGLLGLNRQIYYRSIKRTEVCRNRASEVVELVECVRIKMPRLGGRKLYFILKESLGSIKVGRDKFFDILRANHLLIVPRKNYHVTTNSHHRFRKHKNLILDYQITKPNQVWVADITYIGDRKSPSYLSLITDAYSKKIVGHFVADNLNTESSLIALKRALKKHKGMVGPLIHHSDRGLQYCSNEYQKVLQKHQLKCSMTQNSDPYENAIAERINGILKHEFNIDRHHINNALRRKLVDESIETYNNLRPHFSNYYLTPNQMHKQTKIKMRTYKNKNQSKRKFALV is encoded by the coding sequence TTGATTTTTACTTGTGGATTGTTAGGGTTAAATAGACAAATCTATTATAGAAGTATCAAGCGTACAGAAGTTTGTAGGAATAGGGCTTCAGAGGTTGTAGAACTGGTAGAGTGTGTTCGTATTAAAATGCCCCGATTAGGAGGCAGAAAACTATATTTTATTTTAAAAGAATCCCTAGGTTCTATCAAAGTAGGAAGAGATAAATTCTTTGACATCCTAAGAGCGAATCATTTATTGATTGTCCCCAGGAAAAATTACCATGTTACGACCAACTCCCATCATCGCTTCAGAAAGCATAAAAATTTGATTCTGGACTATCAGATCACAAAACCCAACCAGGTTTGGGTTGCTGATATTACTTACATAGGGGACAGAAAAAGCCCAAGCTATTTAAGCTTAATAACGGATGCTTATTCCAAGAAAATAGTGGGACATTTTGTAGCAGATAATTTAAATACAGAAAGTAGTCTTATCGCATTGAAAAGAGCTTTAAAGAAACACAAAGGTATGGTAGGCCCATTAATTCATCATTCTGATCGTGGCTTACAATACTGCTCGAATGAATATCAGAAAGTCTTGCAAAAACATCAATTAAAATGCAGCATGACACAAAACTCAGATCCTTATGAAAATGCAATAGCAGAGAGGATAAATGGTATTTTAAAGCATGAATTTAATATTGATAGACATCATATAAACAATGCGTTAAGAAGAAAATTAGTGGATGAATCCATTGAAACCTATAATAATCTACGTCCTCATTTTTCAAATTATTATCTAACCCCAAATCAAATGCATAAACAGACAAAAATTAAAATGAGAACTTATAAAAATAAAAACCAAAGCAAAAGAAAATTTGCTCTGGTTTAA
- a CDS encoding transposase, whose protein sequence is MYIKRTQKDYSLSLKLQIVKEVESGESTISTCRKKYGIQSHGTILNWLRKYGNFDWENQRPYAMEKTPEQRIMELEAEVKLLEKQKAFLEKQAYIADKKAIFFDMMIDLAEKEYRIDIRKNSPPEQSMTSAVRKKKL, encoded by the coding sequence GTGTACATCAAGCGTACACAGAAAGATTACAGTTTAAGTTTAAAACTTCAAATAGTAAAAGAAGTTGAATCTGGTGAATCGACCATTAGTACTTGTCGCAAGAAATATGGTATACAATCCCACGGGACTATTTTAAATTGGCTCAGAAAATATGGTAACTTTGATTGGGAAAACCAAAGACCTTATGCCATGGAAAAGACACCTGAACAACGTATTATGGAATTGGAAGCTGAAGTTAAGCTTCTTGAAAAACAGAAAGCCTTCTTGGAAAAACAGGCTTATATTGCTGATAAAAAAGCTATATTTTTTGATATGATGATTGATCTTGCAGAGAAAGAATATCGCATTGATATTCGAAAAAACTCACCACCCGAACAATCGATGACTTCCGCAGTAAGGAAAAAGAAACTTTGA
- the atpB gene encoding F0F1 ATP synthase subunit A, with protein MIMEHIGDSNEWHLWTTKDDSGEEHHVSIPLPVIIKDNEGWHTFLSSSIAHGHEHDGYTLEHGQVVSTKGVEKATLFSIISGKQKSNEVFFDLSVTKNAASMFLSVLFMAVVFMGMARNYKKSQLPKGIGKFMEPVIVFIRDEVAIPNIGSVKYKRYMPYLLTAFFFIWINNLFGLIPFFPFGANLTGNIAITAVLAVITLLITLFSANKDYWKHIFMPPVPILLYPIMVPIEIIGIFTKPFALMMRLFANVTAGHIMILAIVSLIFIFKTPLLGFASVPLALFVSVLELLVAALQAYIFTVLSALFIGIAVAEHDHEHGHEEHAH; from the coding sequence ATGATCATGGAACACATTGGTGATTCTAATGAATGGCATTTATGGACTACAAAAGATGACAGTGGTGAAGAGCATCACGTTTCTATCCCTTTGCCTGTTATCATTAAAGATAATGAAGGATGGCATACTTTTCTTTCTAGCAGTATTGCTCACGGACACGAACATGATGGGTATACTTTAGAGCACGGACAGGTAGTTTCTACTAAAGGTGTTGAAAAAGCTACATTGTTTTCAATCATCAGTGGGAAGCAAAAATCAAACGAAGTGTTTTTTGATCTTTCAGTAACAAAAAACGCAGCTTCAATGTTCTTGTCAGTACTTTTCATGGCAGTAGTGTTTATGGGAATGGCAAGAAACTATAAAAAATCACAACTTCCAAAAGGTATTGGAAAATTCATGGAGCCAGTGATTGTATTTATCAGAGACGAGGTGGCTATTCCAAACATTGGGTCTGTTAAGTACAAAAGATATATGCCTTATTTATTAACTGCATTTTTCTTTATCTGGATTAACAACTTATTTGGGTTGATTCCTTTCTTCCCATTCGGAGCTAACCTTACAGGTAACATTGCGATTACAGCAGTATTAGCAGTTATTACATTATTAATTACATTATTCAGTGCGAATAAAGATTACTGGAAACACATCTTTATGCCGCCGGTTCCAATCTTACTGTATCCAATCATGGTTCCAATTGAGATTATCGGAATCTTTACAAAGCCTTTCGCTTTAATGATGCGACTTTTCGCTAACGTTACAGCAGGACACATTATGATCTTGGCGATCGTTTCATTGATCTTCATTTTCAAAACTCCATTATTAGGATTTGCATCTGTGCCATTAGCATTATTCGTTTCAGTATTGGAATTATTGGTAGCAGCACTACAAGCATACATCTTCACTGTATTATCCGCACTATTTATCGGTATTGCAGTTGCAGAACACGACCATGAGCACGGTCACGAAGAACACGCTCACTAA
- a CDS encoding F0F1 ATP synthase subunit B — translation MGIIEPGIGLLFWMTLTFVILLFLLAKFAWKPIVNAINERETSIVDALNQAKLAKKEMEDLKADNERIIREAKIERDAILKEAREIKDRIVGEAKDAAKTEGDKLIEAAKQTINAEKNAAMADIKTQIGALSVNIAESILKQKLDNTEAQNELVQNYINKSNLN, via the coding sequence ATGGGAATTATTGAACCTGGAATTGGACTTTTGTTTTGGATGACCCTTACTTTTGTTATCCTATTATTTCTTCTAGCTAAATTCGCTTGGAAACCAATTGTAAATGCTATTAATGAAAGAGAAACTTCTATTGTTGATGCATTAAACCAAGCTAAATTGGCTAAAAAAGAGATGGAAGACCTTAAAGCTGACAACGAAAGAATCATTCGTGAAGCTAAAATCGAAAGAGACGCTATCCTTAAAGAAGCTAGAGAAATTAAAGACAGAATCGTAGGTGAAGCTAAAGATGCTGCTAAAACTGAAGGAGATAAATTAATCGAAGCTGCTAAGCAAACTATCAACGCTGAGAAAAATGCTGCAATGGCAGATATCAAAACTCAGATCGGTGCTTTATCTGTAAACATAGCAGAATCTATCTTGAAACAAAAGTTAGATAACACTGAGGCTCAAAACGAATTAGTTCAAAATTATATCAACAAATCTAACCTTAACTAA